Proteins co-encoded in one Flavobacterium fluviale genomic window:
- a CDS encoding baseplate J/gp47 family protein, translating to MSTNSHIDNVIFKRNGVNQEERFSDALEPGNLKLHDFTIEDWLLFAYNFAREVNFFDTNNDKNPEGNWQEFFSYFGFSKEDLPYGIPKRTDKEYAALKENITKTLSNAHINQDLTPHLTLFVCFLKLLELSQNKLNLITKKHLDFFYKDILQIEKLPAKADKVNIIFELAKKIAEEKIAVNTELDAGKDPDGKKLIYKTTEEFIANKTSIAYLKNVYNDVDRGKIKCSEIANSLDGKGEPLKEDAPYWFPFGYTSDKEKYPELDDAKLGFAIASELFNLKEGDRNIDITITFDQVFNFSNIPFTTDELLNHIKILYSGKKGWIENFGLSKNVGFKNGFQSSSIDGNQLRLVFQIPKDDPAVVGYDQKVLGEFFSTELPIIRFLIDTSDKNGHSLFRSLVTKTVNSITVKMEVNDVKSLLLESDTGLLNAAKPFFPFTTQPEKNSSFVINYPEIFSKKWTEADINIKWKNTPISFETHYAAYKKSFIETISKRIFIDAMFINANNAAKLNVNQPEDGAAKKSDPEIKAVAATNTSTTVNTGDPIVTANYFKATAAVLDKEVWQEQKTDVNLFDYSAEDQLFESTINLKGSDYEIGKSGPIRLTLNQSFLHSLFPKIYTLAIMNVAADPATPIPNEPYTPVVESISLNYAAEENIDFKVSAYDSNRIKLFHEAPFGQREEHSYLKQQALNKEILDPGTPITNYLVPDYCNGGEFYIGLQDAEISQQISLLFQILEGSENTAVPTFTGKQKVEWYILCDNYWKNLGKDILANGIDNFLKSGIVKFNIPKQAANDNTLFPANTIWVKAKMHKEYDAVCKVIDVKTQVVTAQFFDNNNNLSHLDSTLPAKTISKLITRVPQIKSIEQPFNSFSGKPLESDPSYYLRVSERLRHKNRAITLWDYEHLILQEFPNIFRVKCLNHTFISGTNTSFLTPGKVTLVVIPDIVDKNVFDIYEPRVSTAVLNSIERFINSKNSMQVHAKVINPDYEKVIIKLDVKFYPQYDENLYKKKLNEDLIKFLSPWAFDTSKQIIFGVELQRSIVIEYIENLHYVDFLSTLEMAIYIDKKTDKENPKILDDTENNKANIPLLDFLTTLSPSSPKNILVSVKNHIINTNIITCTTITPEEPEKCRYEPNI from the coding sequence ATAGACAATGTTATTTTTAAAAGAAATGGAGTCAATCAGGAAGAACGCTTTAGTGACGCACTAGAGCCGGGCAACTTAAAACTTCATGATTTTACTATTGAAGACTGGCTGTTATTTGCTTATAATTTTGCCAGAGAAGTTAACTTTTTTGATACTAATAACGATAAAAACCCTGAAGGAAACTGGCAGGAATTTTTCAGCTATTTCGGATTTTCAAAAGAAGATCTTCCGTATGGTATTCCGAAAAGAACGGATAAAGAATACGCTGCTTTAAAAGAAAACATCACCAAAACATTATCGAATGCTCATATAAACCAAGACCTTACTCCTCACCTGACCTTGTTTGTGTGTTTTCTGAAATTATTAGAATTATCTCAAAACAAACTCAATCTTATAACCAAAAAACATTTAGATTTTTTCTATAAAGACATTCTGCAAATCGAAAAACTGCCCGCAAAAGCAGACAAAGTGAATATTATTTTTGAACTGGCGAAAAAAATCGCCGAAGAGAAAATTGCCGTAAACACAGAACTTGATGCCGGAAAAGATCCCGACGGCAAAAAATTAATATACAAAACCACCGAAGAATTTATTGCCAATAAAACCAGCATAGCGTATCTGAAAAATGTGTACAATGACGTTGATCGAGGTAAAATAAAATGCAGTGAAATAGCAAATTCCCTTGACGGAAAAGGCGAACCGCTAAAAGAAGACGCTCCATATTGGTTTCCTTTTGGATATACATCTGATAAAGAGAAATATCCGGAACTGGACGATGCCAAATTAGGTTTTGCAATTGCCTCAGAATTGTTTAATCTTAAAGAAGGTGATAGAAATATTGACATCACCATTACTTTTGATCAGGTTTTTAATTTTTCAAATATTCCTTTTACAACAGATGAACTTTTAAACCACATCAAAATTTTATACAGCGGTAAAAAAGGATGGATTGAAAATTTTGGACTTAGCAAAAACGTTGGTTTTAAGAATGGATTTCAATCTTCTAGTATTGATGGAAACCAATTAAGATTGGTTTTTCAGATTCCGAAAGATGATCCGGCAGTTGTTGGTTATGACCAGAAAGTTTTAGGCGAATTTTTCTCGACAGAACTTCCTATTATTCGGTTTTTAATCGATACGTCAGATAAAAATGGACACAGTCTTTTTAGAAGTTTAGTAACAAAAACAGTAAACAGCATTACTGTAAAAATGGAAGTGAATGATGTTAAATCGCTGTTATTAGAAAGTGATACTGGTCTGCTGAACGCAGCAAAACCCTTTTTCCCTTTTACAACACAACCCGAAAAAAACAGTTCGTTTGTCATCAATTATCCTGAAATATTCTCAAAAAAATGGACCGAAGCCGACATTAACATAAAGTGGAAAAATACTCCAATTTCATTCGAAACGCATTATGCTGCCTACAAAAAGAGTTTTATAGAAACAATAAGTAAAAGGATTTTTATTGATGCCATGTTCATCAATGCAAACAATGCTGCTAAACTGAATGTCAACCAGCCTGAAGATGGAGCTGCAAAAAAAAGTGATCCAGAAATAAAAGCTGTTGCAGCAACTAACACTTCAACAACAGTAAACACTGGAGATCCAATTGTTACAGCCAACTATTTTAAAGCAACAGCAGCTGTTTTAGATAAAGAAGTTTGGCAGGAGCAAAAAACAGACGTCAATTTATTTGATTATTCTGCAGAAGATCAATTATTTGAATCTACTATCAATTTAAAAGGGAGCGATTATGAGATTGGCAAAAGCGGCCCGATCCGATTGACCTTAAATCAATCGTTTTTGCATTCGTTATTTCCCAAAATATATACTTTGGCGATAATGAATGTGGCAGCAGACCCCGCAACACCAATTCCGAATGAGCCTTATACACCCGTTGTAGAAAGCATCAGCCTGAATTATGCTGCGGAGGAAAACATTGATTTTAAGGTTTCTGCCTATGATTCTAACCGAATAAAATTGTTTCATGAAGCTCCTTTTGGGCAGCGCGAAGAGCATTCTTATTTGAAACAACAAGCCCTCAATAAAGAAATATTAGATCCCGGCACGCCTATTACAAATTATCTGGTTCCGGATTATTGCAATGGAGGCGAATTTTATATCGGTCTTCAGGATGCCGAAATATCACAGCAGATTTCATTATTATTTCAAATATTAGAAGGAAGCGAAAATACCGCAGTTCCCACTTTTACAGGAAAACAAAAAGTAGAATGGTACATCTTATGCGATAATTATTGGAAAAATCTGGGAAAAGATATTTTGGCAAATGGTATCGATAACTTTTTAAAATCCGGTATTGTTAAATTTAATATTCCAAAGCAGGCAGCCAATGACAATACACTTTTTCCAGCCAATACCATTTGGGTAAAAGCAAAAATGCACAAAGAATATGATGCGGTCTGCAAAGTTATCGATGTAAAAACTCAGGTTGTTACCGCGCAGTTTTTTGATAACAACAACAATTTATCGCATTTAGACAGCACCTTGCCCGCCAAAACAATATCGAAATTAATTACCAGAGTGCCGCAGATTAAAAGTATCGAACAGCCTTTTAATTCATTTTCAGGAAAACCCTTGGAGTCAGATCCCTCCTATTATCTGCGTGTCAGTGAACGCCTGCGACACAAAAACAGGGCGATAACACTTTGGGATTACGAGCATCTTATTTTACAGGAATTTCCAAATATTTTTAGAGTAAAATGCCTTAACCATACTTTTATTTCGGGCACCAATACCTCTTTTTTAACGCCGGGAAAGGTAACGCTGGTCGTAATTCCAGACATCGTAGACAAAAATGTATTTGATATCTATGAGCCGAGAGTAAGCACCGCAGTGTTGAACAGCATAGAGCGTTTTATTAATTCTAAAAATTCAATGCAGGTGCATGCAAAAGTAATTAATCCTGATTATGAAAAAGTTATAATCAAACTGGATGTGAAGTTTTATCCCCAATACGATGAGAACCTTTACAAGAAAAAGCTCAACGAAGATCTTATAAAATTTTTATCCCCCTGGGCATTTGACACCTCTAAGCAAATCATATTTGGAGTCGAACTGCAGCGCAGTATCGTTATAGAATATATCGAAAATTTACATTATGTAGACTTTTTATCGACGCTTGAAATGGCAATTTATATCGATAAAAAAACAGATAAAGAAAACCCTAAAATACTGGACGATACCGAAAACAACAAGGCCAATATACCGCTTTTAGACTTTTTAACCACACTCTCACCGTCAAGTCCAAAAAACATTTTAGTGTCTGTTAAAAACCACATTATCAATACCAACATAATAACATGCACAACAATAACCCCAGAAGAACCTGAAAAATGTCGATACGAACCCAACATATAA
- a CDS encoding contractile injection system tape measure protein, translating into MINTVFLEINTNSKEKGYYLKDNIDAFLQKEIFSLLENYFNELDSKNPSQSIQLEKLNIDIVLNQNLDFEDFKEQILKNISKQVEEVFEKEAKNSEGFKLIKPQEKEIERFFHFLDTGTDTWWITLNSEFKIVEDNIFSEILNDETFSSKWKNTVQKTIARTRFIKQFTDSQIVSIIKKGILFKKNNTDNNSKIKSIEAIKKQIETRIAKNLMIPNQRFLTWEIVVLSLLDTSNVIVKQKLFRLICNAFEFHTKNNFLKHKELFLKEIKNQIENKNELEVLADLETFVLNIEKKIEPILKEKENEKIQENKEEPTTSPDLILSNDKETSVSPNNSKEKTPNNEEVIDKKDLSFEKEEEILDPDNSELYLDNAGLVLIHPFLKSLFENCKLLNKDNTITHPETAAHLLHYIATGKEQDYENAMGFEKFLCNIPLAQPIERNIVLSEEMKKEAVAMLQAVVSNWEVMKTASAELLQNEFLQRPGKLSIKGDDTPTIIIERKTQDILLDKLNWNLSIIKLAWKKRILYVNW; encoded by the coding sequence ATGATCAATACAGTTTTCCTTGAGATAAATACCAATTCTAAAGAAAAAGGATATTATCTCAAGGACAATATTGATGCGTTTTTGCAAAAGGAAATATTTTCGCTTTTAGAAAATTATTTTAATGAATTGGATTCTAAAAATCCCTCACAAAGCATACAATTAGAAAAACTCAACATTGATATTGTCCTCAATCAAAATTTGGATTTTGAAGATTTTAAAGAGCAAATTCTAAAAAACATTTCAAAACAAGTTGAAGAAGTTTTTGAAAAGGAAGCAAAAAATAGTGAGGGTTTTAAACTCATCAAACCACAAGAAAAAGAAATAGAACGCTTTTTTCATTTCCTCGATACGGGTACTGATACTTGGTGGATAACTTTAAATAGTGAGTTTAAAATAGTTGAGGATAATATATTTAGCGAAATTCTAAATGATGAAACTTTTTCTTCTAAATGGAAAAATACAGTCCAAAAAACAATTGCGAGAACACGGTTTATCAAACAATTTACGGACAGCCAAATTGTATCCATTATTAAAAAAGGAATACTTTTTAAAAAAAACAACACCGACAACAATTCCAAAATAAAAAGCATTGAAGCCATAAAAAAACAAATAGAGACTCGTATTGCAAAAAATCTAATGATTCCGAATCAAAGATTTTTAACATGGGAAATAGTTGTTTTAAGTCTTTTAGATACAAGCAATGTCATTGTAAAACAAAAACTTTTCAGATTAATCTGCAATGCATTTGAATTTCATACAAAGAACAACTTTTTAAAACACAAGGAACTTTTTCTAAAGGAAATTAAAAATCAGATAGAAAATAAAAACGAACTGGAAGTACTGGCAGATCTTGAAACTTTTGTTTTGAATATCGAAAAAAAAATAGAGCCAATTTTAAAAGAAAAAGAAAATGAGAAAATTCAGGAAAATAAAGAAGAACCAACAACCAGCCCAGATTTGATTTTGTCAAATGACAAAGAGACTTCTGTCTCTCCAAATAACTCAAAAGAAAAAACTCCGAATAACGAAGAAGTAATCGATAAAAAAGATTTGTCATTTGAAAAAGAAGAAGAAATACTAGATCCAGATAACAGCGAATTGTATCTCGACAATGCAGGTTTGGTTTTGATTCATCCGTTTTTGAAATCGCTTTTTGAAAATTGCAAACTGTTGAATAAAGACAACACCATAACGCATCCCGAAACGGCCGCGCACCTTTTGCATTACATTGCCACAGGAAAAGAACAGGATTATGAGAACGCTATGGGTTTTGAAAAATTCTTATGCAATATTCCTTTAGCCCAGCCTATTGAACGAAACATTGTTCTCTCTGAAGAAATGAAAAAAGAAGCTGTCGCAATGCTGCAAGCAGTGGTGAGCAATTGGGAGGTAATGAAAACAGCATCGGCAGAATTGCTGCAAAACGAATTTTTACAGCGCCCCGGAAAACTGAGTATCAAGGGAGACGATACTCCCACAATAATTATAGAGCGAAAAACACAAGATATTTTATTAGACAAATTAAACTGGAATCTGAGCATCATAAAATTGGCTTGGAAAAAACGAATCCTTTATGTGAACTGGTAA